A single region of the Pirellulales bacterium genome encodes:
- a CDS encoding heparinase II/III family protein produces the protein MIRFASLLWRAALAASVAGLVFFLSLDDARPALAQMSIGSLTGVLPPETKDTVSVILGNDLDDFRAVWLSPLNATQQFWRDTVNGRANQTPSGVVPTTYSQAATDSSIAQSAGLRYAMTGNVADLNKAVGALLLMDVPGGTTITRPEVVTSYLSAYDFIRLAPLADLPQATRDAIRTKLALTTQSLASGFTNSNAKGKIGATRALAGVLLRSQTLLNQGLGDLQVHFNYSTTDDGWYTDGQGHYLNYIMRHVSLFTRAYEQASGVDLYPNFQPLIDMSIALRKPDGTTPNVSNGLNYGVGVNLFSQSTNPDTAAQTLWYLNSLPPNPFANTNLQLNDYSYSSFFALTDFTNVAPHQPTTSPTFLAMGQSHVSVFRQNWGPTSDYLLLSAGIDSPHGAATSTHGPIKVAAFHSHNDTGEILVSSRGHYILVAPGYARTDISNTPAGFDSQHGDWHNVVLVDGQAGDPVVPAFFDPENGDGGRTMRPEDFTHTNRLDSTEHGGFVGVSDFSSLGMTYRGTDVTRSIAFPGEEYFVVFDRMRSDDDHWYGFNLVGRGTQTVLTDSPQMMQVAWEHGGQQAIEHLISTHDMVLDLSSIYMHDEFDQFEETQRMTASMYASDAAFLSVIETAEAGAPSRFELTRLTSSDEYLGLRVQDAAAGWTDTILAQWTEIQRTVGPLTSDAPYAYVREIDGELSGSLIVEGTSLRHHGDRVLEASHPVTLSLLFEQDAIYGTLAEDGLFAGTELQLFDINIVSATLNGIPLSFTNQTGYAQLVLEQGGELVLSVIAVPEPSTAILLSLGGIGLLGFARRYRRLRQF, from the coding sequence GTGATTCGATTCGCGTCGCTACTCTGGCGCGCGGCGCTCGCCGCCAGCGTGGCCGGCCTGGTATTTTTTCTTTCACTCGACGATGCGCGGCCGGCACTAGCGCAAATGTCGATTGGCTCGCTGACGGGGGTCCTACCCCCCGAAACGAAAGACACCGTCTCGGTCATTCTGGGCAACGATCTCGACGATTTTCGGGCTGTCTGGCTCTCGCCCCTCAACGCGACGCAGCAGTTCTGGCGCGACACGGTCAATGGCCGCGCGAATCAGACTCCCAGCGGAGTGGTGCCCACCACCTACAGCCAGGCCGCCACGGACTCGTCGATCGCTCAATCGGCTGGCCTGCGCTATGCCATGACGGGCAATGTGGCGGATCTGAACAAGGCCGTCGGCGCACTGTTGCTCATGGACGTCCCCGGCGGCACGACGATCACCCGCCCCGAGGTCGTTACCAGTTATCTATCGGCTTACGATTTTATCCGTCTCGCGCCGCTCGCGGATTTACCTCAGGCAACGCGCGACGCCATTCGCACCAAGTTGGCGCTCACCACGCAAAGCCTTGCAAGTGGATTCACCAACAGCAACGCGAAAGGCAAGATCGGCGCGACACGAGCCTTGGCGGGGGTCTTGCTGCGCAGCCAGACGCTCCTCAATCAGGGGCTCGGCGATCTGCAAGTGCATTTCAATTACAGCACGACCGATGACGGCTGGTATACCGACGGCCAGGGGCACTACCTCAACTACATCATGCGACACGTGTCGCTCTTCACCCGCGCGTACGAGCAGGCCTCGGGCGTCGATCTATATCCGAATTTCCAACCGCTGATCGATATGTCGATCGCGCTGCGGAAACCGGACGGCACGACTCCCAACGTATCGAACGGCCTGAATTACGGCGTCGGCGTGAACCTGTTCTCGCAATCGACGAATCCGGACACCGCGGCGCAGACTTTGTGGTACTTGAACTCGCTGCCGCCGAATCCCTTCGCCAACACGAATCTGCAACTCAACGACTACTCGTACAGCTCCTTCTTCGCGCTGACCGACTTCACGAACGTCGCGCCTCACCAACCGACGACGTCCCCCACATTCCTGGCCATGGGACAGAGCCACGTCTCCGTTTTTCGTCAGAACTGGGGACCCACGAGCGACTACCTGCTCTTGTCCGCCGGCATCGACAGTCCCCACGGCGCCGCCACGAGCACGCACGGGCCGATCAAGGTCGCGGCGTTCCACTCTCACAACGATACGGGCGAGATCCTCGTCTCCTCGCGCGGACACTATATTCTCGTGGCCCCCGGTTATGCGCGCACCGACATCTCGAACACGCCAGCCGGGTTTGATTCCCAACACGGCGACTGGCACAACGTGGTGCTCGTTGACGGACAGGCGGGGGATCCGGTCGTACCCGCATTCTTCGATCCCGAAAATGGCGACGGCGGCCGCACGATGCGCCCCGAAGACTTCACGCACACGAATCGGCTCGACAGCACGGAGCATGGCGGCTTCGTGGGCGTGAGCGATTTCTCGAGCCTCGGCATGACCTACCGCGGCACCGACGTCACACGGAGCATCGCCTTCCCCGGCGAGGAATATTTCGTCGTCTTCGATCGCATGCGATCTGACGATGACCACTGGTACGGATTCAACCTCGTCGGTCGCGGCACGCAGACCGTGCTGACCGATTCGCCGCAGATGATGCAAGTGGCCTGGGAGCACGGCGGCCAGCAGGCGATCGAACACCTTATCTCGACGCACGACATGGTCCTCGACCTGTCGAGCATCTACATGCACGACGAGTTCGATCAGTTCGAAGAGACACAGCGCATGACCGCGTCGATGTATGCCAGCGACGCGGCCTTTCTCAGCGTCATCGAGACTGCCGAGGCGGGCGCGCCCTCGCGTTTCGAACTCACCCGGCTGACCTCGAGCGATGAATACCTGGGGCTCCGCGTGCAGGATGCGGCTGCCGGCTGGACCGACACCATTCTCGCGCAATGGACCGAGATCCAACGCACGGTTGGCCCGCTGACGAGCGACGCTCCTTATGCCTACGTGCGCGAGATCGATGGCGAATTGAGCGGCTCGCTCATCGTCGAGGGCACCTCGTTGCGGCACCACGGCGACCGTGTACTCGAGGCCTCGCATCCGGTGACGCTCTCGCTGCTCTTCGAGCAGGATGCCATCTACGGTACGCTCGCCGAAGATGGTCTCTTCGCCGGCACCGAGTTGCAGTTGTTCGATATCAATATCGTAAGCGCCACGTTGAACGGCATCCCCCTCTCCTTCACGAATCAGACGGGCTACGCGCAGCTCGTGCTCGAGCAGGGAGGGGAACTGGTCCTCTCGGTCATCGCCGTGCCCGAACCTTCGACGGCTATTCTGCTGTCGCTCGGGGGAATCGGCCTCCTGGGTTTCGCCCGGCGCTACCGCCGCCTGCGCCAGTTTTAA
- a CDS encoding tetratricopeptide repeat protein codes for MNRKGRSSKRALQPPARASQSTSAPFDAGWRPLWSLALLVIAIMLVYGQTLGHRFSTWDDPINVAENPYLNPVTWESVQRFWREPYALLYVPVTYTFWSAEAWLAETPATPQTPRYLAAGVFHAGNLLLHVLSVLSMWQILRLLVRTELPAFFGALFYALHPLLAESVAWVTETKGLLAGALGWFAVWQHLVAIDAGSETGNTAFVPRRDGVRILRHTIAALAFGLALLAKPSAVSLPAMAVVLDVVFLRSTLRKSLLTLAPWFGLALLSVAATWWQQSGDELHFVPPPLWQRPFIAGDSLAFYLWKTIWPLNLGIDHGRSPSAIFASGAGYFAWLVPVVLAAAIYATRERRAWWGALAIFVLGLLPVSGLVPFSFQDISTVADRYAYLAMLGPALAISWFLVAHRQAAWYGAFAVLLLLAAGRSAWQASRWRDDQTLFAHSIRVNPTSYISHTLLGRTLLWQAVPDLNGARANYLAAVEIAPERPRAYCDLGYLERKLGHHAEALAQYEHAAQLDPNLAEAHLGIGLALATLGRHHEALTAYQRTIELEPEFGVGWYNYALALHDTGEQAKAIEMLRRALVYEPQLRAAQIELIRLLILAGRDDEVIAEFERELSRTPNDATVHDRYAVALMELGRLEAALEQADRAIELAPLDLTPRRHRAHVLLRQKNFTEAYEQFRWIDARQPGSPAALDLAWSLATQPDAEWRDGAEALRLATSYCETTRYADPRGVDVLAAAYAESGDFQRATALAKRALEAAQEGGHHELAREIEPRLALYQQQRPFRLPSER; via the coding sequence ATGAATCGCAAAGGCCGTAGTTCGAAGCGTGCCCTCCAACCGCCCGCACGCGCGTCGCAGTCGACATCGGCGCCGTTCGACGCCGGTTGGCGTCCGCTGTGGAGCCTGGCCCTTCTCGTCATCGCCATCATGCTGGTGTACGGCCAGACGCTCGGCCATCGTTTCTCGACCTGGGACGATCCGATCAATGTGGCCGAGAATCCCTACCTGAATCCAGTGACCTGGGAATCGGTGCAACGATTCTGGCGCGAACCGTATGCTTTGCTCTATGTACCGGTGACGTATACCTTCTGGTCGGCCGAAGCCTGGCTGGCCGAAACGCCCGCCACCCCGCAAACACCACGTTACCTGGCGGCCGGTGTGTTTCACGCAGGCAATCTGCTGCTCCATGTGCTGAGTGTCTTAAGCATGTGGCAGATCTTGCGGCTGCTGGTGCGCACGGAGCTACCGGCCTTCTTCGGCGCCTTGTTCTATGCGCTGCATCCGCTGCTAGCCGAATCGGTCGCCTGGGTCACCGAAACAAAGGGGTTGCTCGCCGGTGCCCTGGGGTGGTTTGCCGTGTGGCAACATCTCGTCGCCATCGACGCAGGGTCGGAAACCGGCAACACGGCGTTCGTCCCTCGTCGCGACGGCGTCAGGATCCTGCGCCACACGATCGCCGCCCTGGCGTTTGGACTGGCGCTGCTGGCCAAACCATCGGCCGTGTCGCTGCCGGCGATGGCCGTGGTGCTGGATGTCGTGTTTCTGCGTTCGACTCTGCGGAAGAGCCTGCTGACGTTGGCGCCCTGGTTCGGACTGGCACTGTTAAGCGTGGCAGCCACGTGGTGGCAGCAGTCGGGGGACGAACTGCACTTCGTTCCGCCACCGCTTTGGCAGCGTCCCTTCATCGCGGGAGATTCGCTGGCATTTTATCTCTGGAAGACGATCTGGCCGTTGAATCTCGGCATCGATCACGGACGTTCGCCGAGCGCGATCTTTGCCAGTGGCGCGGGTTATTTCGCGTGGCTCGTGCCCGTCGTACTGGCGGCGGCCATCTACGCCACGCGCGAGCGTCGCGCCTGGTGGGGAGCGTTGGCGATCTTCGTTTTGGGACTGTTGCCCGTGTCGGGACTGGTGCCTTTTTCCTTTCAAGACATTTCGACGGTGGCCGATCGCTACGCGTACCTGGCAATGCTGGGCCCGGCGCTCGCGATAAGCTGGTTCCTGGTAGCGCACCGGCAGGCCGCCTGGTATGGGGCGTTCGCTGTGCTGCTGTTGTTGGCCGCGGGACGCAGTGCCTGGCAGGCTTCACGCTGGCGCGACGATCAAACGCTGTTTGCCCATTCGATCCGGGTGAACCCCACAAGCTACATCTCGCACACGCTGCTGGGGCGCACGCTGCTATGGCAAGCGGTTCCCGATCTGAACGGCGCCCGGGCCAATTATCTTGCCGCGGTCGAGATCGCGCCCGAACGTCCCCGGGCCTACTGTGATCTGGGCTATCTCGAGCGCAAGCTGGGACATCACGCCGAGGCCCTCGCGCAGTACGAGCACGCCGCGCAGCTCGACCCCAACTTGGCCGAGGCTCATCTCGGCATCGGGCTAGCACTGGCCACGCTCGGCCGTCATCATGAGGCCCTGACCGCCTATCAGCGCACGATCGAACTCGAACCAGAGTTCGGCGTGGGCTGGTACAACTATGCCCTCGCGCTGCACGACACCGGCGAACAAGCCAAGGCCATCGAGATGCTGCGCCGGGCGCTCGTCTACGAGCCGCAACTTCGTGCCGCACAAATCGAACTCATACGTCTCCTCATCCTCGCCGGTCGCGACGACGAGGTCATCGCCGAGTTCGAACGCGAATTGAGTAGAACACCCAACGATGCGACCGTACACGATCGCTACGCGGTCGCGCTCATGGAATTGGGGCGGCTCGAGGCAGCACTCGAGCAAGCCGATCGCGCGATTGAGCTCGCACCGCTCGACCTCACACCACGCCGGCATCGTGCTCACGTGCTGCTACGCCAGAAAAACTTTACCGAAGCCTATGAGCAATTCCGTTGGATCGACGCCCGGCAACCAGGTTCTCCGGCGGCGCTCGATCTCGCCTGGTCACTGGCCACCCAACCCGACGCGGAGTGGCGCGACGGAGCCGAAGCTTTACGACTCGCTACGTCGTACTGCGAGACGACGCGCTATGCCGATCCACGCGGCGTCGATGTGCTGGCCGCGGCGTACGCCGAGTCGGGTGACTTCCAGCGGGCAACCGCTCTCGCAAAACGCGCGCTCGAAGCCGCGCAAGAGGGGGGACATCACGAACTTGCCCGTGAAATCGAGCCGCGTTTGGCGCTCTACCAACAACAGCGCCCGTTTCGCTTGCCGTCAGAGCGGTAG
- a CDS encoding amidohydrolase family protein: MKSAQGTLLVRHGTLVDGTGRAPVADAAVVVRDGVIIYAGPAQGATDFSPDATLLDARGGTIMPGLIEAHFHPTYFNVAALEDLDIKYPVEYVTLLAAANARLALECGYTAARSGGSLFNIDVWLKKALEEDLVIGPRLAASGREICGVGGLMDWNPDFRKIGMEGLVLLINGADEARAAVRKLVKDGVEWVKTYPTGDAAAPDANDHHTLCMTFEEMHAVVATAHNHGLKVTGHCRATEGIKNAIRAGYDTLEHGTFMDDEALDLLLERNTPVVPALYFELASIENGPALGMSQRVVDGHRETLEGGAESARRILRAGGRLGLGGDYGFAWNPHGDYARELQFFVDYVGFTPLEVITCATKTGAEILGRGHELGTIEPAKLADLLVVEGDVVADISLLQQRKRFLAVMQGGTIKAGQLAGKSLATVAEAASAAHQR, from the coding sequence ATGAAGTCTGCCCAGGGAACGCTGCTCGTGCGTCACGGCACGCTGGTCGATGGCACCGGCCGGGCTCCCGTTGCCGACGCGGCCGTGGTGGTGCGCGACGGCGTCATCATCTACGCGGGTCCCGCTCAAGGGGCTACCGACTTTTCTCCCGATGCCACGCTGCTCGACGCGCGGGGGGGCACGATCATGCCCGGGCTGATCGAGGCGCATTTTCATCCCACGTACTTCAACGTCGCGGCGCTCGAGGACCTCGACATCAAGTATCCCGTGGAATACGTGACGTTGCTAGCCGCGGCAAACGCGCGGCTAGCGCTCGAATGTGGCTACACCGCCGCCCGTAGCGGTGGCAGCCTGTTCAACATCGACGTCTGGTTGAAGAAGGCGCTCGAAGAGGATCTCGTCATCGGACCTCGACTGGCGGCCAGCGGACGCGAGATCTGCGGAGTTGGTGGCCTGATGGACTGGAACCCCGATTTCCGCAAGATCGGCATGGAAGGACTCGTCCTGCTGATCAACGGCGCGGATGAAGCACGCGCCGCCGTGCGCAAGCTGGTCAAAGATGGCGTCGAATGGGTGAAGACCTACCCCACCGGCGACGCTGCCGCGCCCGACGCGAACGATCATCACACGCTGTGCATGACCTTCGAAGAGATGCATGCCGTGGTGGCCACCGCGCACAACCACGGGCTGAAAGTGACGGGACATTGCCGTGCTACCGAAGGCATCAAGAACGCGATCCGCGCCGGCTACGACACGCTCGAGCACGGCACGTTCATGGATGACGAGGCGCTCGATTTGCTACTCGAGCGGAATACACCGGTGGTACCCGCGCTCTACTTCGAACTGGCCAGCATCGAAAATGGACCGGCCTTGGGCATGTCGCAGCGCGTGGTCGACGGCCACCGCGAGACGCTGGAAGGGGGCGCTGAAAGTGCCCGGCGCATCCTGCGTGCCGGGGGTCGGCTCGGCCTGGGGGGCGACTACGGTTTCGCCTGGAACCCGCACGGCGACTATGCCCGCGAGCTACAATTCTTTGTGGACTACGTCGGTTTCACGCCCTTGGAAGTGATTACCTGTGCCACGAAGACCGGCGCCGAGATATTGGGCCGGGGCCACGAGTTGGGAACCATCGAGCCGGCAAAGCTCGCCGATCTGCTCGTCGTCGAGGGGGACGTCGTGGCCGATATCTCGCTGTTGCAACAGCGCAAACGTTTTCTGGCGGTGATGCAAGGGGGCACGATCAAGGCCGGTCAACTCGCCGGAAAGTCGCTCGCCACCGTTGCCGAGGCGGCATCGGCGGCACATCAGCGCTAA
- a CDS encoding alpha/beta hydrolase: MFDERRVTVRGLELNVANRTGGRAPAIVFVHGVLRRWTTFLPLFPALASRWQLVAIDQRGHGHSARTADGDYFVADYVLDLVELLERHAPAPVVIYGHSLGAMVAAGAAAARPDLVRAIVLEDPPFETMGARIGESSLLGYFASLRTLLPWRQSVADLARALAELVLSDPVSGRTWRLGEVRDFVQLRYQASCLAAVDPAVLDPIVAGRWLSGYDWQQVLRGVKSPALVLQADEAVGGMLIDADTAQTSRLLADGTIIRFGGAGHSLHTARTMDVTNHLLTFLAVLD; encoded by the coding sequence ATGTTTGACGAACGACGCGTCACGGTCCGTGGGTTGGAACTCAACGTCGCGAACAGGACAGGGGGCCGTGCGCCGGCGATTGTCTTTGTCCACGGCGTCTTGCGTCGCTGGACCACCTTCTTGCCACTCTTTCCTGCGCTCGCGTCGCGCTGGCAGCTCGTGGCGATCGACCAGCGCGGGCATGGCCATTCGGCCAGGACCGCCGACGGCGACTACTTCGTGGCCGACTATGTGCTCGACCTCGTCGAGCTGCTCGAGCGGCATGCGCCGGCGCCGGTGGTGATCTACGGGCACTCGCTCGGAGCAATGGTGGCCGCTGGCGCCGCGGCTGCCCGCCCCGACCTGGTACGTGCCATCGTGCTCGAAGATCCTCCTTTTGAAACGATGGGGGCTCGCATTGGCGAGTCCTCGTTGCTCGGGTACTTTGCCTCGTTGCGCACGTTGCTCCCTTGGCGGCAGAGTGTCGCTGATCTTGCCCGTGCCTTGGCGGAGCTCGTCCTCTCGGATCCCGTCTCGGGCCGCACGTGGCGTTTGGGCGAGGTTCGCGACTTCGTGCAATTGCGTTATCAAGCGTCCTGTCTGGCTGCGGTTGATCCGGCCGTGCTCGATCCGATAGTCGCCGGACGCTGGCTCTCTGGGTACGATTGGCAGCAGGTGCTCCGCGGGGTGAAATCGCCGGCGCTCGTGCTCCAGGCCGACGAAGCGGTCGGTGGAATGCTTATCGATGCCGACACGGCGCAGACCAGCAGGCTGCTGGCCGACGGCACGATCATCCGCTTCGGCGGGGCCGGACACTCGCTGCATACCGCTCGCACGATGGATGTGACGAACCATCTGCTCACGTTTCTCGCCGTACTCGATTGA
- a CDS encoding ABC transporter permease produces the protein MSLIHLILLGLRHHWRMHLAVALGVVAGTAVLTGALLVGDSMRGSLRHIVVDRLGATDSILVAPQFFRRELAAELAARPEFGQSFTEAIPAIVLQGTLELPGDKRRASGVDVFGTESRFWKLDPNGPQPTLKSGEVALNEPLAKELGAQVGDEVIVRLPRLDAVPADSPLGRKTETIRNRRLKVSAILPAAGLGRFGIRPDQQWPLNAFVDLDTLASSLGEPTRINAIFVAGNDPTRAAGAQLESALSTWLQPTLADYGVTLERTPQGYLNLTSDRMMLEPALVRAAEKAVPSERRQSSFTYLANDIRRGDFSIPYSTIAAIDPRTMPPLGPFLTSEGQPLDRIGDDEIVLNRWAADDLEAKPGDEISLTYFEPESTHGEVVEKTTTLRLKAIVELEGAARDPDFTPKLEGVTDVDSMGDWDPPFPFDAARIRSDDEQYWDDYRTTPKAFVSLATGRRLWGSRFGDTTTIRFVPDDSAKSAAEQVAALAAAIRPDPAEMGLRFIPVKRMGLMAASGTTPFGLLFLGFSMFIIASAGMLIALLFRLGVESRASELGVLAAVGTRWRRARLLLAGEGLSVAALAAVVGVLVGVGYAWLMLVGLRTWWLAAVSTPFLELYATPTSLIAGYVAGVFLAATGMHWAVARLGKQSARQLLSGQVAETPIAGKAPSRWPRRIAYSALALAALLTAVASRLVNEAQAGAFFGSGMLVLIALLLLLRSWLATDSARSLIATGRAPLVRLALRNGGRHPGRTTLTVGLVATASFLIVAIGAFRLDPPGDSAQRDTGTGGFALLAESDQPIYEDLNAAWNSAAPAAATSTSTNSSTPHVFALRRRVGDDASCLNLFQPSQPEVLGVPRSLIERGGFAWAASAANTREEQANPWLLLEREPGKDARGNPIVPVVLDQNTAMYSLHLYGGPGSTYEIEDDAGRPVTLEVVGLLKNSILQGDVLMAEANFRRLFPNVSGYRFFLIDATQAQTEQIAKQLEGELGDYGFDATRPAARLASFFAVQNTYLATFQSLGGLGLLLGTFGLATVELRNVLERRSELALLRATGFRRRRLAGLVLLENATLLVLGLAIGVFAALVAISPHLLGGSAGLPFATLAATLGLVLIAGLLAGFAAVRTVLRAPLVPALRGD, from the coding sequence ATGTCTCTCATTCACCTCATCCTGCTCGGCCTGCGGCATCATTGGCGGATGCATCTGGCGGTGGCGCTGGGGGTGGTTGCCGGCACAGCGGTACTGACGGGTGCCTTGCTCGTCGGCGACTCGATGCGCGGCAGCCTGCGGCATATCGTGGTCGATCGGCTGGGAGCCACCGATTCGATTCTCGTTGCTCCGCAGTTCTTCCGCCGCGAACTGGCCGCCGAGTTGGCCGCTCGGCCTGAATTCGGCCAATCATTCACCGAGGCGATCCCGGCCATCGTGCTGCAGGGCACGCTCGAGTTGCCGGGGGACAAACGACGCGCCAGCGGGGTCGACGTTTTTGGTACCGAGTCCCGTTTCTGGAAGCTCGATCCGAACGGACCGCAGCCCACGCTCAAGTCAGGCGAAGTCGCCCTGAACGAACCGTTGGCAAAAGAACTCGGCGCCCAGGTGGGCGACGAGGTGATCGTGCGATTGCCGCGCCTCGACGCCGTGCCGGCCGACAGCCCCCTGGGACGCAAGACCGAAACGATCCGCAATCGTCGCCTCAAGGTCTCAGCCATTCTGCCGGCCGCAGGCCTGGGGCGTTTCGGCATTCGCCCCGACCAGCAATGGCCCCTCAACGCTTTCGTCGATCTCGACACGCTAGCGTCCAGCCTTGGTGAACCGACGCGCATCAATGCCATTTTCGTCGCAGGCAACGATCCGACCCGCGCGGCCGGCGCCCAGTTGGAGTCCGCGCTGAGCACGTGGCTGCAGCCGACGCTGGCCGACTACGGCGTCACGCTCGAGCGCACCCCGCAGGGTTACCTCAACCTGACCAGCGATCGCATGATGCTCGAGCCGGCGCTCGTCCGCGCCGCCGAGAAAGCAGTGCCGTCCGAGCGTCGGCAATCGTCGTTCACCTATCTGGCGAACGACATTCGCCGGGGCGATTTCTCGATTCCCTACTCGACGATCGCGGCCATCGATCCGCGCACGATGCCACCGCTGGGACCTTTTCTCACCAGCGAGGGTCAGCCGCTCGACCGCATCGGCGACGACGAGATCGTCTTGAATCGTTGGGCCGCCGACGATCTCGAGGCGAAACCGGGGGACGAGATCTCGCTTACCTACTTCGAGCCGGAAAGCACGCACGGCGAAGTGGTCGAGAAAACGACGACGCTGCGACTCAAGGCCATTGTCGAATTGGAAGGCGCAGCGCGCGATCCCGACTTCACCCCCAAGCTCGAGGGCGTAACCGACGTCGATTCGATGGGCGATTGGGATCCGCCGTTCCCCTTCGATGCGGCCCGCATTCGCAGCGACGACGAACAATATTGGGACGACTACCGCACGACGCCTAAGGCCTTTGTCTCGCTCGCCACGGGACGTCGACTGTGGGGCAGTCGTTTCGGCGATACGACGACCATCCGCTTTGTACCCGACGACAGTGCCAAGAGCGCGGCAGAGCAGGTGGCGGCTCTCGCCGCGGCGATTCGTCCCGACCCTGCCGAGATGGGACTGCGCTTCATTCCCGTGAAACGGATGGGGCTAATGGCGGCCTCCGGCACGACGCCGTTTGGCCTCCTCTTTCTCGGCTTCAGCATGTTCATCATCGCCTCGGCCGGCATGCTGATCGCCTTGCTGTTCCGCCTGGGGGTCGAGTCGCGGGCCAGCGAGTTGGGCGTGTTGGCCGCGGTCGGCACGCGCTGGCGGCGGGCCCGTTTGCTCCTGGCTGGCGAAGGATTATCGGTCGCCGCGCTGGCCGCCGTGGTCGGCGTGCTAGTGGGGGTCGGTTATGCGTGGCTCATGCTCGTCGGGCTGCGCACCTGGTGGCTCGCGGCGGTTAGCACGCCATTCCTCGAACTTTACGCCACGCCGACGAGTCTCATCGCCGGATACGTGGCGGGCGTCTTCCTGGCGGCCACGGGCATGCACTGGGCTGTGGCTCGCCTGGGCAAACAATCGGCCCGACAGTTGCTTTCGGGGCAGGTAGCCGAGACGCCGATTGCGGGAAAGGCTCCCTCGCGCTGGCCGCGGCGAATCGCATACTCCGCCCTCGCGTTGGCCGCGCTGCTCACCGCCGTGGCCAGCCGCCTGGTCAACGAAGCGCAGGCCGGCGCCTTCTTTGGCTCGGGCATGTTGGTGTTGATCGCCTTGTTGCTCTTGCTGCGAAGCTGGCTCGCGACCGACTCGGCGCGATCGCTCATCGCAACCGGCAGGGCACCGCTAGTCCGACTCGCGCTGCGCAATGGAGGACGCCACCCAGGACGTACCACACTCACCGTGGGGCTCGTCGCGACGGCCAGCTTTCTCATCGTGGCGATCGGCGCCTTCCGCCTCGATCCCCCGGGCGACTCGGCCCAGCGCGACACGGGAACCGGCGGCTTTGCCCTGCTAGCCGAGAGCGATCAACCGATCTACGAGGATCTGAACGCTGCGTGGAATAGTGCAGCGCCGGCTGCCGCAACGTCGACATCCACGAACAGCTCAACGCCTCACGTGTTCGCACTGCGCCGCCGGGTGGGGGACGATGCCAGTTGCTTGAACCTGTTTCAGCCGAGCCAACCCGAGGTGCTCGGCGTGCCGCGATCGCTCATCGAGCGCGGCGGCTTTGCCTGGGCAGCCTCGGCCGCGAACACGCGGGAAGAGCAGGCCAACCCTTGGCTGCTACTCGAGCGCGAGCCGGGCAAGGACGCAAGGGGAAATCCCATCGTGCCCGTCGTGCTCGATCAAAACACGGCCATGTACAGCCTGCACCTCTACGGTGGTCCTGGCTCGACCTACGAGATCGAAGACGACGCCGGACGTCCCGTGACGCTCGAAGTCGTGGGGCTGCTCAAGAACAGCATCCTGCAAGGGGACGTGCTCATGGCCGAAGCGAATTTCCGCCGACTCTTTCCGAACGTGAGCGGGTATCGGTTCTTCCTGATCGACGCCACCCAGGCGCAAACGGAGCAGATCGCAAAGCAACTCGAAGGCGAATTGGGCGATTATGGCTTCGACGCGACACGCCCCGCGGCGCGATTGGCCAGCTTCTTCGCCGTGCAGAACACCTACCTGGCGACGTTCCAGAGCCTCGGCGGTCTCGGGCTGCTACTCGGCACGTTCGGACTGGCCACGGTCGAGCTGCGCAACGTGCTCGAGCGACGCAGCGAACTGGCGCTGCTGCGGGCGACGGGCTTCCGACGCCGGCGTCTGGCCGGGCTGGTCCTGCTAGAAAACGCCACCTTGCTCGTACTCGGGCTGGCCATCGGCGTCTTCGCGGCACTGGTCGCCATCAGCCCTCATCTGCTCGGTGGTTCGGCAGGCCTCCCCTTCGCCACACTGGCCGCGACCTTGGGGCTCGTGCTGATAGCCGGATTGCTGGCCGGATTTGCCGCGGTGCGAACGGTGCTGCGGGCGCCACTGGTGCCCGCCTTGCGCGGTGACTGA